One window from the genome of Synergistales bacterium encodes:
- the metK gene encoding methionine adenosyltransferase, whose protein sequence is MAEQFLITSESVTEGHPDKLADQISDGVLDAILAEDPMGRVACETTVTTGLVLVAGEITTSCYVDIPRLARWVIKDIGYTRAKYGFDGETCAVLSAIDEQSSDIAQGVDRALEVRESQMTDDQIDNIGAGDQGMMVGYACDETEEYLPMPIALAHRLSRRLSQVRKDEILPYVRPDGKTQVTLEYENGTALRADTIVVSTQHHQDVEPRTLERDIIEQVVRPIVPEHLLTGRTRYLVNPTGRFVMGGPMADTGLTGRKIMVDTYGGLVPHGGGCFSGKDPTKVDRSAAYMARYAAKNIVAAGLAAKCQIQVAYAIGVAHPVSIMVEAFGTGKLPNHQLTALVREHFDFRPAAVIRDLKLRAPQYRRLAAYGHIGRVDLDPLPVWEKTDKAEALATAAERL, encoded by the coding sequence ATGGCAGAACAGTTTCTGATCACATCCGAATCCGTCACCGAAGGACACCCGGACAAGCTTGCCGACCAGATCTCCGATGGAGTGCTCGACGCCATCCTCGCCGAGGACCCCATGGGACGCGTCGCCTGCGAGACCACCGTCACCACCGGCCTGGTTCTCGTGGCCGGCGAGATCACCACATCCTGCTACGTGGACATCCCGCGGCTGGCCCGGTGGGTCATCAAGGACATCGGCTACACCCGCGCCAAGTACGGCTTCGACGGCGAGACCTGCGCCGTCCTCTCGGCCATCGACGAGCAGTCCTCCGACATCGCCCAGGGCGTGGACAGGGCCCTGGAGGTGCGGGAGTCCCAGATGACCGACGACCAGATCGACAACATCGGCGCCGGCGACCAGGGCATGATGGTGGGCTACGCCTGCGACGAGACCGAGGAGTACCTCCCCATGCCCATCGCCCTGGCCCACCGCCTCTCCCGAAGGCTCTCCCAGGTCCGCAAGGACGAGATCCTCCCCTACGTCCGTCCCGACGGCAAGACCCAGGTCACCCTGGAGTACGAAAACGGCACCGCCCTCCGGGCCGACACCATCGTGGTCTCCACCCAGCACCACCAGGATGTGGAGCCCAGGACCCTGGAGCGGGACATCATCGAGCAGGTGGTCAGGCCCATCGTCCCCGAACACCTCCTCACCGGCAGGACACGCTACCTGGTGAACCCCACAGGACGGTTCGTCATGGGCGGCCCCATGGCCGACACCGGCCTCACCGGACGGAAGATCATGGTGGACACCTACGGCGGTCTGGTGCCCCACGGCGGCGGCTGCTTCTCCGGCAAGGACCCCACCAAGGTCGACCGCTCCGCCGCCTACATGGCCCGCTACGCCGCCAAGAACATCGTCGCCGCCGGACTGGCCGCAAAGTGCCAGATCCAGGTGGCCTACGCCATCGGCGTGGCCCATCCCGTCTCCATCATGGTGGAGGCCTTCGGCACCGGCAAGCTGCCCAACCACCAGCTCACTGCCCTGGTGCGGGAGCACTTCGACTTCCGGCCCGCCGCCGTCATCCGGGACCTCAAGCTGCGGGCGCCGCAGTACCGCCGCCTCGCCGCCTACGGCCACATCGGCCGGGTGGACCTGGACCCCCTGCCGGTCTGGGAGAAGACCGACAAGGCCGAGGCCCTGGCCACCGCGGCGGAGCGCCTCTGA
- a CDS encoding YkgJ family cysteine cluster protein produces MSPENQLWWHRGLFFGCIGCGRCCRGAPGAVWLTPEEERRIADFLGIAPRAFARRYMRTALGRPSLRERRNGDCIFYDPHRAGCAVYPVRPLQCALFPFWPSVLESPETWAHHAADCPGMNDGAFHSAAAIRAALRRAPFSDL; encoded by the coding sequence GTGTCGCCGGAAAATCAACTCTGGTGGCACCGGGGTTTATTTTTCGGCTGTATCGGCTGCGGCCGCTGCTGCCGGGGCGCCCCCGGCGCCGTCTGGCTGACCCCGGAGGAGGAGCGGCGGATCGCCGACTTCCTGGGGATCGCCCCCCGCGCCTTCGCCAGGCGCTACATGCGCACCGCCCTGGGGCGCCCCAGCCTCCGGGAGCGCCGCAACGGCGACTGCATCTTCTACGACCCTCACCGCGCCGGCTGTGCCGTCTATCCCGTGCGGCCGCTGCAGTGCGCCCTCTTTCCCTTCTGGCCCTCGGTGCTCGAAAGCCCCGAAACCTGGGCACACCACGCCGCCGACTGCCCCGGCATGAACGACGGCGCCTTCCACAGCGCGGCGGCCATCCGGGCGGCCCTCCGAAGGGCGCCTTTTTCCGACCTCTAG
- a CDS encoding flagellar basal body P-ring protein FlgI has product MAHRNPSLRWILAVCALLLAFGLQAGAADHPEVRVKDVADVQGVRSNQLSGMGLVVGLQGTGDGGDMAPQMLRNMAERFGVGVPQDAIESGNAAVVMVTAKLGPFVRQGQNIDVQVSAMGDAESLEGGVLLQTPLKAANGNIYAVAQGAISIGGFSAGGQAATVTQNITTVGRVPGGAIVERDVPSSFHRNGQMALLLRQPDFTTAQRLAQAINNRFGDVAYPEDASRVRVAMPADYTGSPTSFVADLERLRITPDVAARVVVNERTGTVVMGGDVRISEVAVAHGNLTVRVEEEPEVSQPQPFGQGQTETVPRTDVQAEEEQAQLLALPASSSVKDLVDALNSVGATPRDIISILQAIKQAGALHGTLEIM; this is encoded by the coding sequence ATGGCGCACCGGAACCCCTCACTGCGGTGGATCCTTGCGGTCTGTGCGCTGCTGCTTGCCTTCGGCCTCCAGGCCGGCGCCGCCGACCATCCCGAGGTGCGCGTCAAGGACGTGGCCGACGTCCAGGGCGTGCGCTCCAACCAGCTCTCCGGCATGGGGCTCGTCGTCGGGCTCCAGGGCACCGGCGACGGCGGCGACATGGCGCCGCAGATGCTGCGCAACATGGCCGAACGCTTCGGCGTCGGCGTCCCGCAGGACGCCATCGAGAGCGGGAACGCCGCAGTGGTCATGGTGACCGCCAAGCTGGGGCCCTTCGTCCGGCAGGGACAGAACATCGACGTGCAGGTCAGCGCCATGGGCGACGCCGAGAGCCTCGAAGGCGGCGTGCTGCTGCAGACCCCGCTGAAGGCGGCCAACGGCAATATCTACGCCGTCGCCCAGGGGGCCATCTCCATCGGCGGCTTCTCCGCCGGCGGCCAGGCCGCCACGGTGACCCAGAACATCACCACCGTCGGGCGCGTCCCCGGCGGGGCCATCGTGGAGCGGGACGTGCCCAGCTCCTTCCACCGCAACGGCCAGATGGCCCTCCTGCTGCGGCAGCCCGACTTCACCACCGCCCAGCGGCTCGCACAGGCCATCAACAACCGCTTCGGCGACGTGGCCTACCCCGAAGACGCCAGCAGGGTGCGGGTGGCCATGCCGGCCGACTACACCGGAAGCCCCACCTCCTTTGTGGCCGATCTGGAACGCCTCCGCATCACCCCCGACGTGGCCGCCAGGGTGGTGGTCAACGAACGCACCGGCACCGTCGTCATGGGCGGCGACGTGCGGATCAGCGAGGTCGCCGTGGCCCACGGCAACCTCACCGTCCGGGTGGAGGAGGAGCCCGAGGTCTCCCAGCCCCAGCCCTTCGGCCAGGGGCAGACCGAAACCGTGCCGAGGACGGACGTCCAGGCCGAGGAAGAGCAGGCCCAGCTGCTGGCGCTGCCCGCCTCCAGCAGTGTCAAGGACCTGGTGGACGCCCTCAACAGCGTCGGCGCCACCCCCCGGGACATCATCTCCATCCTGCAGGCCATCAAGCAGGCCGGGGCGCTGCACGGCACACTGGAGATCATGTGA
- a CDS encoding DUF3084 domain-containing protein: MSVLAEVNWTLIFILILISAAVAYVGDFLGMRIGRRRISLFGMRPKHTTSFVTVVTGVLITLVTLSVLASTSETVRTALFKLRMVQRQIDQLSYQLDESRERLSEMEGRLNESLEELAAKRTELRQVEERLAAKEQELEELRAQNQEVRSQARLAEARRSVLEEELDRLAKVRESLQESITALQRGLEQVREGRIVAMAGEVLAQIVVTPQESYAPDALMQALTQRASYAVAQRIQAAPEETEIQPVPGTEEALEQALDKAGEQRMVLRFVAAGNAVYKEEVVCGLAAFESKRIYPDGVVLAEERMPGGLAQPEAERRLHMLLRRVNKKATDDGILRDPLRGTVGNLGAVEFFDAVDRIADAGTPVHVRVVTTDDIYTEGPVRISIEIDGIPRETDKGV, from the coding sequence ATGTCCGTACTCGCAGAGGTCAACTGGACACTCATCTTCATCCTGATTCTGATCAGCGCCGCCGTCGCCTATGTGGGCGACTTTCTGGGCATGCGCATCGGCCGCAGGCGGATCTCGCTCTTCGGCATGCGCCCCAAGCACACCACATCCTTCGTCACCGTTGTCACCGGCGTGCTCATCACCCTGGTCACCCTCTCCGTGCTGGCCTCCACATCGGAGACCGTACGCACGGCGCTCTTCAAGCTGCGCATGGTGCAGCGGCAGATCGACCAGCTCAGCTACCAGCTCGACGAGAGCCGGGAGCGACTGAGCGAGATGGAAGGCCGCCTCAACGAGAGCCTCGAAGAGCTCGCCGCCAAGCGCACCGAGCTCCGGCAGGTGGAAGAGCGGCTGGCCGCGAAGGAGCAGGAGCTGGAGGAACTCCGGGCCCAGAACCAGGAGGTCCGCAGCCAGGCCCGGCTCGCCGAAGCGCGGCGCTCCGTCCTGGAGGAGGAGCTGGACCGCCTGGCCAAGGTGCGCGAATCCCTGCAGGAATCCATCACCGCCCTGCAGCGCGGCCTGGAGCAGGTCCGGGAGGGACGGATCGTCGCCATGGCCGGCGAGGTGCTCGCCCAGATCGTGGTGACCCCCCAGGAGAGCTACGCCCCCGATGCGCTCATGCAGGCCCTCACCCAGCGCGCCTCCTACGCCGTGGCCCAACGGATACAGGCGGCCCCCGAGGAGACGGAGATCCAGCCCGTCCCCGGCACGGAGGAGGCCCTGGAGCAGGCCCTGGACAAAGCCGGGGAGCAGCGGATGGTCCTGCGCTTTGTGGCCGCCGGCAACGCCGTCTACAAAGAGGAGGTGGTCTGCGGTCTGGCCGCCTTCGAAAGCAAACGCATCTACCCCGACGGCGTCGTCCTCGCCGAGGAGCGGATGCCCGGCGGTCTCGCCCAGCCCGAGGCCGAACGGCGGCTCCACATGCTGCTGCGCCGCGTCAACAAGAAGGCCACCGACGACGGCATCCTGCGCGACCCCCTGCGCGGCACCGTGGGCAACCTGGGCGCCGTGGAGTTCTTCGACGCCGTGGACCGCATCGCCGACGCCGGTACCCCCGTCCACGTCCGGGTGGTCACCACCGACGATATCTACACCGAGGGGCCGGTGCGCATCAGCATCGAGATCGACGGGATCCCCCGGGAGACCGACAAAGGTGTATAA
- the flgA gene encoding flagellar basal body P-ring formation chaperone FlgA: MRRRGVGSRLLCRIVLIAFILSPAASAAAAPELTVSLPRRFTAREGALYLGEIARLSGRAEAVHRASLARVTPTDGAITRNAVIDALVRRGLGGYTVSLAMPEQVTVRPEPRVARDVRALSRWAWGLDVHTDAPEPQGRLTGPRSITPGTTATVLRYDHDGYQQVVPVTIRWTQPAPVALRRLDRGDIITGGDVALRFVLRSGLDRPAGMQEVVGSRAATYIEKGDVIYDGHIEPVPAVRRGEAVRIRARFGSLVVEARGESLQTATLGERVRVKNLASREVLDGTVVAPGVVLVEERE, from the coding sequence ATGCGCCGCAGAGGCGTGGGTTCCCGCCTCCTCTGCCGCATCGTCCTCATCGCCTTCATCCTCTCTCCCGCCGCTTCCGCCGCGGCCGCCCCGGAGCTCACCGTCTCCCTCCCCAGGCGCTTCACCGCCAGGGAGGGAGCGCTCTATCTCGGCGAGATCGCCCGGCTCTCCGGCCGCGCCGAGGCGGTCCACCGGGCCTCCCTCGCCCGGGTCACCCCGACGGACGGCGCCATCACCCGCAACGCCGTGATCGACGCCCTGGTGCGGCGGGGGCTCGGCGGATACACCGTCTCGCTGGCCATGCCCGAACAGGTGACAGTGCGGCCCGAACCGCGGGTCGCCCGGGATGTCCGGGCCCTCTCCCGCTGGGCCTGGGGGCTCGATGTCCACACCGACGCCCCGGAGCCCCAGGGCCGACTCACCGGCCCCAGGAGCATCACCCCCGGCACGACCGCAACAGTCCTCCGGTACGACCACGACGGCTACCAGCAGGTCGTTCCCGTCACCATCCGATGGACCCAGCCTGCGCCGGTAGCCTTGCGGCGGCTCGACAGAGGGGATATCATCACAGGTGGAGACGTGGCGCTGCGCTTCGTGCTGCGCAGCGGCCTGGACCGTCCCGCCGGGATGCAGGAGGTGGTGGGCTCCAGAGCCGCCACCTATATCGAGAAAGGCGACGTGATCTATGACGGCCACATCGAGCCCGTCCCCGCCGTCCGGCGGGGCGAGGCGGTGCGTATCCGCGCCCGCTTCGGCTCCCTGGTCGTCGAAGCGCGGGGGGAATCCCTGCAGACCGCGACCCTGGGGGAGCGCGTGCGCGTCAAAAACCTCGCCAGCCGGGAGGTTCTGGACGGCACGGTGGTCGCCCCGGGCGTGGTGTTGGTGGAAGAAAGGGAGTGA
- a CDS encoding alcohol dehydrogenase, whose translation MIIASCQVCGEVKVLAGEPDTDGIARTTWICPRCGTGQVMQLQVSTDARGGDLRKICGGMSVSKDGEYISVGNTG comes from the coding sequence ATGATCATCGCTTCCTGTCAGGTCTGCGGCGAGGTCAAGGTGCTGGCCGGCGAGCCCGACACCGACGGCATCGCACGCACCACCTGGATATGCCCGCGCTGCGGCACGGGGCAGGTCATGCAGCTGCAGGTCAGCACCGACGCCCGGGGCGGCGATCTGCGCAAGATCTGCGGCGGCATGTCGGTGAGCAAGGATGGGGAGTACATCTCCGTCGGCAACACGGGGTAG
- a CDS encoding GNAT family N-acetyltransferase, which produces MPTSDYNFYDSKYAVRPEDIQRLYRFTHWGRSRSPDAIRTMLDNSSLCFSVHHRRTVVAFCRLITDFVFRASLWDILVHPDHQGKGLGTALIDYALEHPAVRDIPLIITYTGDLSPFLARQGFESTEGAMMLLRRPIEYS; this is translated from the coding sequence GTGCCCACCAGCGACTACAACTTCTACGACAGCAAGTACGCCGTCAGGCCCGAGGACATCCAGCGGCTCTACCGCTTCACCCACTGGGGGCGCAGCCGTTCGCCCGACGCGATCCGCACCATGCTCGACAACAGCAGCCTCTGCTTCTCCGTCCACCACCGGCGGACGGTGGTCGCCTTCTGCCGCCTCATCACCGACTTCGTCTTCCGCGCCTCCCTCTGGGACATCCTGGTCCACCCCGACCACCAGGGCAAAGGCCTGGGCACGGCGCTGATCGACTATGCCCTGGAGCATCCCGCGGTCCGCGACATCCCCCTGATCATCACCTACACCGGCGACCTCTCGCCCTTCCTCGCCCGGCAGGGCTTCGAGAGCACCGAAGGCGCCATGATGCTCCTCCGCCGACCCATCGAGTACTCCTGA
- a CDS encoding flagellar basal body L-ring protein FlgH — protein MLRKTVALALFLLLCAVPAGAQSLWEDGSSLYSDPKPDQVGDIVTVVVEEETSTEDEAVTELDKQHNTQVSDGTGILDFIKELGVAAGITTQNEGTTERTHSIETTISCLVTEVLPNGNLVIEGIRDLQTHEETLKLRFRGVVRPRDINTDNQVQSIRVANAELSVDGRGSISNAQKPGLISQILGVLF, from the coding sequence ATGTTGCGAAAGACGGTAGCGCTGGCGCTCTTTCTGCTGCTCTGCGCCGTGCCGGCAGGCGCCCAGTCGCTCTGGGAGGACGGGTCCAGCCTCTACAGCGACCCCAAACCCGATCAGGTGGGCGACATCGTCACCGTGGTGGTTGAGGAGGAGACCTCCACCGAGGACGAGGCCGTCACCGAGCTGGACAAGCAGCACAACACGCAGGTCAGCGACGGCACCGGCATCCTGGACTTCATCAAGGAGCTCGGCGTCGCCGCCGGCATCACCACCCAGAACGAAGGGACCACCGAGCGGACCCACAGCATCGAGACCACCATCTCCTGCCTGGTCACCGAGGTGCTGCCCAACGGCAACCTGGTGATCGAGGGGATCCGAGACCTGCAGACCCACGAGGAGACCCTGAAGCTCCGCTTCCGGGGCGTGGTGCGGCCCCGGGACATCAACACCGACAACCAGGTGCAGAGCATCCGGGTGGCCAACGCCGAGCTCAGCGTGGACGGCAGGGGCTCCATCAGCAACGCCCAGAAACCCGGCCTGATCTCGCAGATCCTGGGGGTGCTCTTCTGA
- a CDS encoding ATP-binding protein: MRPIVKEYSPFTPGIPVPPEHFVGRQEETRRIARTAQRALAAGSVERIFVEGPRGMGKSSLCTFAATAVEKDNDILVVRVSLGGVRTLRGLVQRLFNGLVRIPSGNRWFTPIRRLFRQHIEKADIFGVTVNFKATGQDLDAAVNDFPGALRGLMERLEPYSPGGLLFVLDDINGIADSWEFANWFKSTVDGLAQAPAEERVAVTFLLVGIAERRLSMVRHQPSLDRMFDILRVGTLAAEDVRRFYRRAFASAGVTLDDEALACMERFSQGYPVFLHEIGDAVFNEDDDEHISRQDAMNGVLSATRIIGDKYIAPGVLEAISSRRYRGILGKLGGYWQEEGAFGEIRRAPFKERLSAQETGVLDNFLRKMVELGVLVHSGGRRSGTYHFVNILYALYFGLLWETDEPDS; this comes from the coding sequence GTGAGGCCGATCGTCAAGGAATACTCCCCCTTCACGCCGGGCATCCCCGTTCCGCCGGAGCATTTCGTCGGACGGCAGGAGGAGACCCGCCGGATCGCCCGTACCGCCCAGCGCGCCCTGGCCGCAGGGAGCGTGGAGCGCATCTTCGTGGAAGGCCCGCGCGGAATGGGCAAGAGCTCCCTCTGCACCTTCGCCGCCACGGCGGTGGAGAAGGACAACGACATCCTGGTGGTGCGCGTCTCCCTGGGCGGCGTGCGGACCCTCCGGGGGCTGGTCCAGCGGCTTTTCAACGGCCTGGTCCGGATCCCCAGCGGGAACCGGTGGTTCACACCCATCCGCAGGCTCTTCCGGCAGCATATCGAGAAGGCCGACATCTTCGGCGTCACCGTCAACTTCAAGGCCACCGGGCAGGATCTGGACGCCGCCGTCAACGACTTCCCCGGTGCGCTGCGCGGTCTCATGGAACGGCTGGAGCCCTACAGCCCCGGGGGGCTGCTCTTTGTGCTGGACGACATCAACGGCATCGCCGACTCCTGGGAGTTCGCCAACTGGTTCAAGAGCACCGTAGACGGCCTGGCCCAGGCCCCGGCGGAGGAGCGGGTGGCCGTCACCTTTCTGCTGGTGGGGATCGCCGAACGCCGCCTGAGCATGGTCCGCCATCAGCCGTCGCTGGACCGGATGTTCGACATCCTCCGCGTGGGCACCCTCGCCGCCGAAGACGTGCGCCGTTTCTACCGCCGTGCCTTCGCCTCCGCCGGCGTCACGCTGGACGACGAGGCCCTTGCGTGCATGGAGCGCTTCTCCCAGGGATATCCCGTTTTCCTCCACGAGATCGGCGACGCCGTTTTCAACGAGGACGACGACGAGCATATCTCCCGGCAGGACGCCATGAACGGCGTGCTCTCCGCCACCAGGATCATCGGCGACAAGTACATCGCTCCAGGCGTACTGGAGGCCATCAGCAGCAGGCGCTACCGGGGGATTCTGGGCAAGCTCGGCGGCTACTGGCAGGAGGAGGGCGCCTTCGGCGAGATCCGCCGTGCTCCCTTCAAGGAGCGCCTCTCCGCACAGGAGACCGGCGTGCTGGACAACTTCCTGCGCAAGATGGTGGAACTCGGCGTCCTGGTCCACAGCGGCGGCCGGCGCTCCGGCACCTATCATTTCGTGAACATCCTCTACGCCCTCTATTTCGGGCTGCTGTGGGAGACCGACGAACCTGACTCCTGA
- the lat gene encoding L-lysine 6-transaminase — MADFSFSVAPDEVFSTIEHNMLRDGFDIVIDMEKSKGSHIVNKINGDEWLDFYTFFASSPFGMNHEKLANDEFKEKIFRAAINKVANSDVYTQEMAEFVKTFSEVAMPKGMEHLFLIDYGTLAVENTYKIAMDWKVRKLLSQGKVTKGEARAGTRGTKIIHFNEAFHGRSGYTLTVTNTHDPNKTQYFAKFPDWPRVINPKITWPMEDNLDNIKWLEHVSLKQIRDAIEMDPDDICALVIETIQGEGGDNQFRTEFFKELRKICDEFDVLLILDEVQCGMGITGKMWAFEHHDIQPDVFAFGKKAQICGCVAGPRVECVDENCFVTPSRINSTWGGNLVDMVRGTRYLEVMRDENILDYVGNEAGPHLLKGLHELKKEFPNLISNVRGKGLMCAFDFPNTELRDRFLKACHARKMLILPCGSVTMRFRPALNVPLKDIDKGMEVARDVLKSEF; from the coding sequence ATGGCGGATTTCAGCTTCAGCGTAGCCCCGGACGAGGTGTTCTCCACAATCGAGCACAATATGCTCAGGGACGGCTTCGATATTGTCATCGACATGGAGAAGTCGAAGGGCAGCCACATCGTCAACAAGATCAACGGTGACGAATGGCTGGACTTCTACACCTTCTTCGCGTCCTCTCCCTTCGGCATGAACCACGAGAAGCTCGCCAACGACGAGTTCAAGGAGAAGATCTTCCGGGCGGCTATCAACAAGGTGGCCAACTCCGACGTCTACACCCAGGAGATGGCCGAGTTCGTCAAGACCTTCAGCGAGGTCGCCATGCCCAAGGGGATGGAGCACCTCTTCCTGATCGACTACGGCACCCTGGCCGTGGAGAACACCTACAAGATCGCCATGGACTGGAAGGTCCGCAAGCTGCTTTCCCAGGGCAAGGTCACCAAGGGCGAAGCCAGAGCGGGAACCAGGGGCACCAAGATCATCCACTTCAACGAGGCCTTCCACGGCCGTTCCGGCTATACCCTCACCGTCACCAACACCCACGACCCCAACAAGACCCAGTACTTCGCCAAGTTCCCCGACTGGCCCAGGGTCATCAACCCCAAGATCACCTGGCCCATGGAGGACAACCTGGATAACATCAAATGGCTGGAGCATGTCTCCCTCAAGCAGATCCGCGACGCCATCGAGATGGACCCCGACGACATCTGCGCCCTGGTCATCGAGACCATCCAGGGCGAAGGCGGCGACAACCAGTTCCGCACCGAGTTCTTCAAGGAACTCCGCAAGATCTGCGACGAGTTCGATGTCCTTCTCATCCTCGACGAGGTCCAGTGCGGCATGGGCATCACCGGCAAGATGTGGGCCTTCGAGCACCACGACATCCAGCCCGACGTCTTCGCCTTCGGCAAGAAGGCCCAGATCTGTGGCTGCGTCGCCGGCCCCCGCGTGGAGTGCGTCGACGAGAACTGCTTCGTCACCCCCAGCCGCATCAACTCCACCTGGGGCGGCAACCTCGTGGACATGGTCCGCGGCACCCGCTACCTGGAGGTCATGCGCGACGAGAACATCCTGGACTACGTGGGGAACGAAGCCGGTCCGCACCTCCTCAAGGGCCTCCACGAACTCAAGAAGGAATTCCCCAACCTCATCTCCAACGTCCGGGGCAAGGGCCTCATGTGCGCCTTCGACTTCCCCAACACCGAGCTGCGCGACAGGTTCCTCAAGGCCTGCCACGCCCGCAAGATGCTCATCCTCCCCTGCGGCAGCGTCACCATGCGTTTCCGCCCCGCCCTCAACGTGCCGCTGAAAGACATCGACAAGGGCATGGAGGTCGCCCGGGACGTCCTGAAGAGCGAATTCTAA